A window of Epinephelus lanceolatus isolate andai-2023 chromosome 3, ASM4190304v1, whole genome shotgun sequence genomic DNA:
GGCGGACTAACGGCAGAAATATCGCTCCGTAGCTCGGCGGTGTCTGCTGTTGATAATCCCGTCTGGATTCCTGCTCTACGAGCCGCTTGTTGGGACGACTACCATAATGAAACAGCGCGGAGTCAAGCTCGCGAGAGTAGTACTAAGGACTTCCgggaatttcacaataaaagcttctcaGCCTAAACATCGATTTTATATGCGCACTATGCATACACTTGTGTTTAGCTGTACTTTAAAGAAGATAATAGAAGCTTAGACTTGTTTACTTaacaaataacttttttttaaagctattaAAGGTGTATTTTATAAACCCAGATGTAAAGCATGCCCATATTTTAAAGATCAATTTGTCCACACATTGATTGCATCGAATGAACTTAGTCTAAGTTCAGCTTTATGTGGGGaataatttcatgtttttcttaCAAGACCAGAGTGTATCTTTAGTCTGAAGTGATTGCAAGTTTTAAATAAGAATAGACTGACAAGTATACAggctaaataaaatgtttttttttttttgttgaaaaaaagtgatttattgtgttaataGCAACTGAAAAAGTacatataatttacaagaaaataaatgtacgATTACAGTTCAATAGGCTATGACCAAGCCGATTTATGTACTTAAACACAGACAAGAGTTGAGAAAGAGTGACTGTGTAAAAATTATGTCTGGCTTTGAAATAATCAATCATTTTATATGTGCACTATGCATACACTTGTGTTAAGCTGTGCTTGAAAGAAAATTATAGAAGCATGGCCATGTTTAATCAACAGgttcatattttttaaaggtGTATTTTATAAACTCAGACATAAAGCATGCCTAAAAGGGTCACTTTTTCCTTAATTTGTGTGTGAAGAAATGAAGACTTTTGCCAGATCTGATGATGGCTATTTGAAATACAATTGTAAACACACTGATTACATCAATGAATTCCTTATTAAGTTCAACTTAATTTGGGGAATCTGAGGTGATTGCAAGTTTTAAATAAGTACAGACTGACAATAATAAAggctaaataaaaatgtattaaaaaaggGATTTACTGTGTTAATAGCAACTGAAAAATTACatataatatacaataaattaaatgtaaGACAACATTTCTCTAGGCTATGACCAAGCAGACTTATTTCTGTCATTTATAGCCCAAAGTAGCCTAATAACAATTGTGCTTAAACACAGACAAGAGTTGAGAAAGAGTGACTGTATATAAATTATGTCTTGTTTTGAAATAATCCATTTTATTGTGCATTATTTATACAGTTCTGTTTAGCTGTGTGTCAAAGAAAATTATAGAAGCATGGCCTTGTTTAGAGAactatttcatatttttttttaaagctattaAGGGTGTATAAATAAACTCAGATGTGAAGGGTGCCTATATTTCAAAGATCAATGTGTCCACATATAAAAAAAGatcacattttcattcatttctgtgtgagTAAATGAAAGCTTTAGCCAAATTTGATGATGGCTATTTGAATTTTTAACTCGTgacataaagtaaaaaaaaaaaaaaaaaagtgaacacaTTGATTACATCTAATGAATTCAAATTATTCCCCGAATTAAGTTGAACTTGATAGTAAATTCATTATACTATCAAGTTCAACTTAATTCGGGGAAtaatttgatgtttttctcACATCAGAGTATATTTTTAATCTGAGGTGAATGCAAGTTTTAAATGAGAACAGATTGACAGTTGTGCAGgctaaacaaaaatgtattttaaaaaaagtctgctTCATTGCATTGATAGCAACAGGAAAAGTACAAAGAGTATACAGTTAATTAAATATAGGACGATAATTTGATAGGCTTTGACCAAGCAGCCTTATTTCTGTCATTTATAGCCCAAAGTTGCCTTATAATAATTATACTTAAACACAGACAAGAGTTGAGTAGCAGTGGCTGTATGAAAATTATGTCTTGctttgaaataaatataaataatataataatattgttCTGACCGAGTTCATTTATATTTAACGTTTCATCCCTGTAAGACTTTTATATCGAAGACAGAGTTGAACTTCCTGTATGTTTCACTCTAACTCTGTGGAACTTGACAACTGGCACACGGTTCTGATTGGCGCAGATGAGAGGAGTCAAACCCAAACAGCTGATCTGGAATCGGTTTCTTCGGTCTAACTTCAAGGCTGGAAGACCAGAGATTTATAACAAAAACCGATCCCAGACCAGTCACTGAGCCGGAAGTGGCGCACTGGCAGTGACACACAttttgattaaaataaataaataaaaattatatttaaaactatcataacaataatgataacaatgatAATGTTGAAGCAGATACACTGTACTGATAACAATAACGAAACATAATTGAAGAAAATAATTTCAACATATAATAGGTGAAAAGAAAGGACAGATCATCTTCATGTggtccccctcctcctcctcctcctcctgctgtgtgctactgacatgttttttgCTGTGACGCTGGAGGAAGTGATGAAGGCACTCTGCACCATGATGTATACATCCATACCACACGGGCCCACAGCACTACACAGTGCAGCACACCAGCCTCTATTCAGCCTGGATGTACTCAAGCTCTCCTTTAACAATGGAGCAATGCTACTACACCATCAAATACATGCATGTTGCCATTTAATTTTAGcatatgaaaatatatatagaCCTAATATGTTTGATAAAATGCTGTAATATCAGGGGGAATGTAGTTATTATGGCATTTTATAATCCCATTAAACAAATTCCTGCCAAAATAATTAAGGGTTAAAAGTGATGTCAGTGTTGGTTGATTACATGGCTGCAAGTAtgacatcatggtttggtttcATCTCAACGAGCAATAGATTAGATCACTCACAATACTGGGGGGAGGTGGCatctacatatatatttatatgtatacatataaatatatatgtatacatatatgatGCACAGCATGGATTCCACCTGGCTGCTTATGACCAGATTTGGTCCCCACAATACTGACCCCATACGGCCTTGATATAGGTCATTGTGGGGCGCATAATAACTCAGAAGTGACAGATAACAGAAACATAGTGCAccataaagaaaacatacatgtTTAGGAACTAAAAGCTGATGTTGCTAAAGCTACCATGActcctttttgttttatatagcCTGATAATTTAGATTTATGCCAcccatgtttaatatgaacgTAAACATGGAGACATGGACAGACGTAGCTGCTAATTCAAAAgcttagacaaaaaaaaaactacaaaaagaaaCCACCTTGTGATGGGATCATTCGATGTGGGACACAGCGATCTATGACTTAAAGGGAATGCTGACCAGAGGTGTATAGTAAGTCAGCCAAATGCCCCTTCAcctctgtccacagacagacggacagacgcATAAACACCTATCAGAATACTCAAAATGGCTTCTGTGGTAGTTAAAATAGGTGTCACCAGGACCACAAATTTGCTATGatggggcacacacacacacacacacacacaaagactcaTGAGGTGAAAACAGCTGTCGTGACACTGTTCTTTGTGAAATCCACACATGTAGGCGATGACCTCATGAACTCAAAATCAACATAATATCCGGATGAATCACACAGGGTGATGTCACTACAAAGCAAACAGCAGAGATGTTCCTACTACATGATTGTGCTGCATTCAAGTGAGATGGGAAAAATGGGATAAGAAATAGATGCACTCCCACGTTGCGTTTGAAGTCACCCACACCTCATGATGGAGGTTTTCACTTGGTTTTACATCAAACTAAACATTCTTATGGAAAATACAGTCCAATTCCAACTTGAGACATGGGATCCCTAGTGACTGACGATATTGTTGTCTGAAGGCCAAAGACCTCACAGAACATATCTGCATATTGGGGTTCCTAAATAGCCTTGGAATGGCATGAATCAGGTATGACTGGAAAAGTAAGACTCTTTAATGAGCCCAGCTGTAATCCTGTGTGATGATGTTTGTCCTCATAGTAACCATTTCACTGTGGTGAAACCATTTGATGAGTAGGTACTGGAGTGGGTGTGGATGAGGGGCCCTAATTTGGAAAATTTGGCCCTTTTCCCCTTAATTCCTGAAGGCTGGCCTGAGTGCCTGTCTCTCAAAGGTGTCTAAAAGGACAGGTGTCTATGTTGAGTCCTCTTATACAATGTTAAAGTCTGTGTCAAAGGCATATATCTTTATAATCCTGATTTGTAAGACAGACCTATGGATTTGGGTTTTTATTATCTAATATGCTTAACCACATTTGCACTCTAATCTTTTTTCTCATCCTCTTATTTCTCTCCATGGGCCAGGGCGTAACATTTTCTCCAATATGCCGGGCTTTTAGGGGCCGTGTGTCATGGGGCATACTGGTAGCCAAAGTTTAAGAGAGTTATTGTCCTCTCTCGTGGTATTCATAGGACATCACATGATCACAGGATCTACACTCTCATGTTTAAAAACATAACTGTGAAGACAAAAGATGATGTCACCAGTGTAATGCAGGCAACATATACAGGTGAACTTCACTCCTACATTCATCACAGGTAGGCTAATTTTATCACAAATAAACCTGGTTATTATCTCTGATTAATTTTTCTCCGTTTCCCCCCAAATTAACTAAAATATACCTTACCTTAAATTAAATCTGTCCTCAAACCCTTGATGTCAAATTCTAATCACGCTTGCAATGGGGCAGGTATTTCATTATATCACAATTGACCAATCAGCAGCGACCTGTTCTCTGCGCTGACCAATCAGCGCCCGATATAGCACATTCGTCCTGATTGACCTCCGCACCTCTTTCCGCCCCTTTAAATCAGGTTTTCTATACAATTTAGCCGACCGCAAACTGCAAAGTCAAAGCAAGCTACCAAGAGTAATCACAGTTATACCGGATGTTATGTCATTCACCTTCACATTAAAAGCGTATGTATGTGAAGATGAGTGAGAAAACGCGCCCGTGGGtgtaaataattacaaaaatgtaTCAGTTATGTATAGCTATATTGTATCCACTTCAAATACACTTAGACATacgataaaacacatttcaaagtcACACGGTGCGGGCCATATAAtcataaatgtattttactttTAACATCTAAACCGGAAGTTGTATTTCCGGCTACTTTCACCCCGTCCAACGCTAAGCTAGCTAACGGTGAGCCATTCATAGCGAGCTAGCTGCCTCATCACTGGCTACCTCGGATCTTTCGAGGTTCATTACCGGTGTTAGTTGTAGTGCGACAGTTAAATAGAAAATGGCTCTGCTAACGCcgttatttgctttcttgtacCACCTGCCGCAGGTGTACAAATGGTTGCTGAAGCCCTACTATGTAGCTTCTCTCTTCATGTCCATAGCCTTTCTAGCTGTCCGCAAGACGCCTGGCATCTGCGACCACCTTTCCACACAGCGAGAGGACGGCAACTCCTGCGACTTCGACTGGGTCCGTAGAAAATGCTAGAAAGTCACAAATTGCTGGTCAGGGGTTTTGTATCAATTAGccaacgttagctagctggtCAGTGGATCGCTGGGCAGGATGACAGCAAAGGCTAGGTGACATTAGCTGCTCTTAGCTATAGGGAGGGAATGATAGGCCAAACCACGGCcaagaaactgtacatttacacTGTTATGCTCATTGGCTGAGATAACAGATGTCAAAACGTAATTTAAAAGTCACTTTAATTAGCTAAGGTATTTATATTAAATACGGCACACTTGGACTCTAAAACCAGCGGTtatttaaatacagaaataacttAAGGCTAGTCACAGTAACGGTACGCCTTTTAgtattagctagctaacgttagcgaaATTACTGACGTTCTCCATCGTCAATAAGCATCAGGAGTACAAGGAGACACAGCGCAGGAGAGTATAGGTATCAAGGttttcttaaaaacaaaagccaaGTCGTGTATTTACTGTTTGCCGAATTTCACAGTGTATCCTCACTTAACTGTCAAAAGTCGGTTATCTTACTCTATAACAAGAGTCTGCCTTGACAAGCAAAATGTCTTAAAACTGATTTATAGATTAAGAGAGCATTGACCGGAAGGATATAACATGTTATGCTGCAGAAACCTGGGCTTGATATAGTATTGTGTCATTAACACTGTAGCTCATTGAAGGCCCAGGGAGATGCTTGTCTGTTATTGTTAGCACACCTGCTGCAACTCTGAAGGTCTCCCTTCAAACTTCCTGCATCCGTGCTCTGTTGAGTGTACTATAAGTTTGTAttaggtgggtttttttttctttaatgccTGCAACTCACAGCTGGTTTAAATATATACAGCATTTTTCAgtattaatataatatatcaGCAAGGAGATATTGCCTCCAAGCTCCCTGTCACCAGACTCACACATTAGACAATTAAATACGCTGtcacaaaatgtaaaattaatagGTAGTCTGATATCATGGTGTCCTACAGTGACCTAAATGCTGTCAATATAAACAGACTGGTTAACGCGGCTGGCTGTAGTTAAGACAAGTCATGTTTGTGTTCTCAGAGGGAGGTGGAGATCCTCATGTTCCTCAGCGCCATCGTCATGATGAAGAACAGACGAGCGAGTgagtaaatgttgtgtttttgatttggttCTGAATTAATTCCTGGGCAGAGCATGATTCTCTTATAGTCAGATATGTGTCCttaattaaacacatttaatttttttgcttttttttatgtcaGTAACTGTGGAGCAGCATGTGGGCAACATCATCCTGTTCAGCAAAGTGGCCAACGTCATCCTGTTCTTCAGACTGGACATCAGGATGGGACTGCTCTACCTGACACTTTGCATAGGTCAGTCCAACTTTTACACGCATACATCAGctgtacacttctgttttcctgttgtttgaattcaaatgtcaaaaactAGGGTCTGACGTGATTTGTTAGATGTGGATTAAAGTCTGGTGACATGATACGtacatttttcttattgtcaataAATCCAATTGCCTCCAAAACCAAAATTTTGGTTTTGGAGgcaaaaaccaaaaccaaaaagaccaaaaccaaaattGACTGTTTCTACTTacaagtattgtgtgtgtatcaaagCCTGAACAGAGTCCCGCATCAGGTCGGGTAGATGACCCACAAAAAAGAAGATTTGTGCGAGTTATTTAgtcttaattttatttctaGGTAATTTCTGGGTAAAACAAATGAGAAAGTTTGGGACCCACCTGCCATGTTGGAATTGGTCGAACAGTAAATTAAGCACCACCCACCGGCTGGAGTAAACGttatcattttacagctaaacagtacacaaaagatgtttctgtaaatatttgaggtgagaaacaggcaatgcagttacagaatcttgattcatatttgatcagcgctgcctggtTTGatagtttgaccacagttcatgagCTGTAACTGACACACTTCTCAGATGCATTgaagactcctcggctctgattgtttttttttcctgtgaccTGTGGTAAATTCCAGCAAATGGTGTTAGAATGGAGGACTGGATTGGGAGGAGGACCCTGATATTTTTTCAAAGACTCATGTGCTTTAGTGTGGATGTAGTGATAGTTTTAGTAAATATtactaaactttatttttatagcaGTTACCAACCGTATCCTCCAttgttatttcagtgtttttgatGACCTGTAAGCCTCCTCTTTACATGGGACCAGAGTACATCAAGTACTTCAGCGACAAAACCATTGACGTGAGTAATAATGGTAGAATATGCAGTAGCAGTTTGTCCATTACCAGGAAAAAATATCTGTACAATTTCTTTTTAATCATAAATCAAAACTGCTTGTGTGTCCAGGACGAGCTGGACAGAGACACTCGTGTGACGTGGATCGTTGAGTTTTTTGCCAACTGGTCTCCAGAGTGCCAGTCCTTCGCTTCTGTCTATGCTGATCTGTCCCTCAAGTAAGACTCCGTCAACCCACTCAGTAGAAGTAGAAAGTACACTCGGTGACATTAACAAAAGTAGTTTAAGTTTCTTTTTCGTTCTTGTGTTTTCAGGTATAACTGTTCTGGTCTCAAGTTTGGTAAAGTGGACATCGGACGTTACGGAGAGGTCTCCAAAAAGTAAggaattttatttctttttgtaaatTCTCTTTTGTCTTTAAAGAGTAATTAATTTTCTGGGGTTTAATTACTCTTAAAGAAGTTTGTGTCATGCATTGATGGGCATTATTTTGTCAGTGACGACTGACTAGACATTTGAATATGTCTTGTATGGATTTAATTTTGCTCTGTAGGTATAAGGTGTCTACGTCCCCACTTTCCAAGCAGCTTCCCTCCTTAGTGCTGTTTcagggagggaaggaggtgaTGCGGCGCCCTCAGGTAGACAAGAAGGGCAGAGCCGTATCCTGGAGCTTCACTGAGGTGAGACTGGATAGTGCACTGCAGATCTGTGACTGTTAATTAGAAAATACAGGGCTTATGTCGACAGTAATAGTTGCAGTTTACACCTTAATATCAGCTTTTCCCATCCCAAGCGTTTTCTCCTAAAGGTGTTGTGTTCATGCCAAATACTGAACAGATTAGATTTTTTAGCACTTAAAGGGTCATATTCAAATTAACTCCCGTCAATaacagtctctgtctctccccacCAGGAGAACATCATCCGAGAGTTCAACCTGAATGAACTCTACCAGAAATCCAAGAAGCTCAACAAGACCAAAGGAGACAAGGTCAGCCAATCCCAGTTCCCACCAGTCCCCGAGGAGGACGAGCCCGAGCAGCAAGGAGCCGGCGCAGAGGAGGTGGAGTCTGAATCCAAGAAGGACAAATAAGATGGTTTGAATCACTCAGCTTTCACTCCTGGATGGAACTGGTGGGTCCAggtcagctcctcctcctcctcctcctcctcctcctcctccacctcttcttccctctcctcttcaAAGTGTTCAGTTTGTTCACTCGAACAGAACAGGGCTGGTGTTGCTGTGGATCATCGTGAGAATGAAACAACCTCAGTACGTCTGCCTCTCCCCAGCACCATTTAACACTAAACCCTGTTAAACCCAATAATTCAACACTGGGGCAGCTGCAGTGACCTCAGTCGGTTTCCCCTCTATAACAGAACAAAGAGAACAAGTGTAGACTTTAGCAGAGGAGCAAACTGGGATGCAGTAAACCAGCTTTTTGAGGAGGTTGTAATGCTAAAACCAGCCCAGTGTATCAGTGCAAGGCCTGGAAATGTGCTGTGCAGGGTTATTAGAGTCTACACTGCACATTTCTGATGGTTAAAGCTGTGAAGTCTGAGTGACTGCTAATCTAGGAGTCGGTTCCTACTAATGAACAGAAAGGGAGCAGTGAATGTGATGCCTCTTTGTTGTTTTAGATTTTTTATGCaactaattaaattaaattagagtagattagattttttaaaaataattctaTGAATAACTGTAAATTTATGTAAACTAAGTTATAACTCAGTGGCTGTTTTGACATAGAATTCCTTTGCAGTGTTAAACGGTACATTCAGATTCCTGGTAGTTTTGGTATGAGAGAGAAATACAATACAGGAGTGCTTGTTTAACATCAACGCATCTGCATGAGTCTACTGGTGTTACTCAAGTTTACCAATAGTTTGACAGCATCCCTGTGCATACCTATGGACCTGAACGTGTGCTCATGTACAGACCGAGCTCAAGTACGGTCATTCCatcaatttcagtttattttacagATTCCAGCTCTCCTTtgtgttgttgctttttttattcagtgtctgTGCCTCTCAGAGAGAGATGAACATGACTGTCTTCAGCTCTCAGCAATGCCTTCATGGCTAACATGAGACacattttcttctttcaaaacacTTCCAGATTTTGTTTCTTTGACTGTTCTTATGCTGAGACGAAGATAAAACAAGTTTTTTGTGGCATTTGGTTTAATTTTCCAGCATTATTTCCTGCTCGTTATGAACATTCCTGATCAGgattttgaccttttttttttcctttgtagTAGTTAACTGGtaaacatatgcacacatactgtttaattttgctttttGAATACACTGTGAGTTTATTTCTTTAATGATTCTGTTATTACTAAAACTTGTTTTGTACTGTACACCCCTTGTGACATTGATTTGACCTTACGTTGCATTTTATTTGAGCTGCATTCCAAGGCTTGTATGTATATTTGCTCCTATACATGAACGGAGACGTCTGCTGAAAAGACTTCAAAGGTCAGGCCTGTTTTGTTATTCATGCAATAAAACAATGTGCATGAGGCATTTCAGTGcagctttttttccttcagatgAATAATAGTCACTCTTCTTCTTGGAAACCTTTAGTTGAGACTTGTTGtgcaagtgtttgtgtttgtgtctttggaTTACTTTGTACTAGGGAGGTTACACTGATGTGGTTACACAGTGAACTGTATATACAGTGCACTCAAAGTATTTAGACCCCATGTTATGTTGCAGCCTTGTGCCAAAATCATTTAACTTTCCCTCACTCAGTATCCCATAATgacaaaccaaaacacaatttTAAGAGACTGAAATATCACACTGACTTGAGTATTCTGGCCTCATCTTCATGGacacagttattttttctcagtctttttCTCCTCTTGACATTCGGACAAAATCAAACGTTCAATATTATCATAAGTTTCTAGTCTTGGCTCGTGCAAATAGTGAAGTTCAATGATATCAGTGTTATCAACCAATAGCTGAAGAATATGTGCAAATTCGATTGTACGTTTTTCCACATTGAGTCAGTCTACTACTCActttcattacatgtgcattttgttCATGATTTCCCACTAAAGTGGAAGCTGGTGAAGAAGCAGGTTATGTCATTCCCTGCCTTAGAAACCATTTTACAGTCTGAAgtcctcagcagcagggttccacccacattgttttaagatagaagCCTGCTAGATttattttgtactgaagctgagGGTTGacatattttgcacaatgttcagtatCTCTAATATGACCACAGAAAGGATTCATCGTTATTTAAATTCCTCCTGACACCTCTCAGCCTTCATGTGCATCAACGTTGGGTGTGCAAGTCATCTACTtggccggattggaccctttggtgggccgtatgtttgacacccttgCGTTAGGGAGTGAACATGGAGGGAGTTCTGTGGAGGCACAAGAATGCGACCAAGTGTTGGTTCTCTTGTACTGTGGGAAAGGAGGAGAAAGTGGAAGAGATGTGACATAAACAAGAGTCGGTGTTCAATTTCGTGtgtctgatccaccaaccagcacttatCTTAATGAGAAGACTTGGTAATGGTTTGCGTCTTAATTCCACTGGTCTCCTCCCACTAAAGTAGCACAGCTAACCAGCAGACATATTCTTTACAGATAGACTTGATGCCGCAGAATTCCCTCAGCATATGACGCCTTTTGTCTTGAACTTTTAATGTGATATTTCTTAGAGATAGTTTGTCGTAATCTCACAAGGAATCAAGTTGTAGTCTTGTAATTAGCGACCCTGCAAGATCTTCAGTCTTTGGAAAATCTTACACAGTAAAAACCCACATTGTCTTTATCTGTGAGAGACTTTAGTATTTTCAAAATCTGTAAGTGTATGGCAGGCATTACCTTCATCTGTCAGTGCACTGCTGTGTCATATTGGAAAACCCTTCAAAGTGAAAAAAGAAACTATGTTCCACCTCTTTGTTTTAAGTTTATTATCAATCTTCCAGTCCCGCaccacatccatccatccatccatccatccacatgCGCgcgcacatacatacacacaaacacacacacaataagctGTACAGTACACATATTTGTCATGTCTCTGATTTCAATCTGTTCCCCTCTCCTAATCAAACACACAAGCAAAGAAGCCTGCCAAAGCTGTGCTTGCTAACCAACAGCCCACTGTCTTCATCTACCGTCCATTCAAACAAAGACATGTCCTCACATTACAGGATACTCTTCCTGTTTAGATCTCTCTGTGCTTCATTTATTTTACTATCACTGGTTCTATCATTTCCAACCATGAGTGATGTggtcctgtgtttgtgtctcagaCTGCATTAAgacaacatggccaaaaagGTGACAAGTTAAAAGTCATACTTAGGCCCACTTGTGTCATTACAAAGTGATGACATAGTTGCAAAGCACTACATAACGTCACTAACCAACAACTGATAAACACGTTGTCCTTCAATGTGTTGCAACAGTTAGCTCGTTCCAGCTAACAGGTAGGAGCCATGAAACAAAATGGCTGGTGTAATTAGTTTCAAGGTGAGACTTAGGGCCCGCTCACACCTGCCTCGTTGGGTTCGGACTTTTGGGAATTTCAGTTTGATCTGAAATTACAGGTGTGAAACCTTCTTGACCAGGGTCCGGACCAAACAGCCAAACCTTGGTTCGACCAAGAGATGGTCTCAGTCTGGATCAAACTGAACTGTAGTTCGGTTTGTTTCTGgggtcaaaacattttttggatgGTGGGGACGACTTTCTAAAGAGTTGGTTggaaaaactcacaaaaactcagacacctttaaatattttttgaggaTGAAAGGGAGGGGATACGAGATCATGGATAGGCTTGTGTGCAAAGTAATCAATGTCAAGTATAGGGGGACGCAGCTCACATAGGACATAGGTATGTCATGAATAGTTGTTGCAATTTAAAACCAAATCTAACCGGATCAAACATATTCAGTTCAACAAAAACGCAAGCCTTGGCTCATACTTTCAGGCCCTTAGTGAACACCGTAGATTTTTTCCACAGCTGAATCCAGGTTTAACTGGTGCAACAAAGTGTTGGACTTGATCCCGTAAAGCTCTCAGATACATTTGATGCTCAAAGTGTTTTGAATTTGAATGTGAaatc
This region includes:
- the tmx2b gene encoding thioredoxin-related transmembrane protein 2-B, whose translation is MALLTPLFAFLYHLPQVYKWLLKPYYVASLFMSIAFLAVRKTPGICDHLSTQREDGNSCDFDWREVEILMFLSAIVMMKNRRAITVEQHVGNIILFSKVANVILFFRLDIRMGLLYLTLCIVFLMTCKPPLYMGPEYIKYFSDKTIDDELDRDTRVTWIVEFFANWSPECQSFASVYADLSLKYNCSGLKFGKVDIGRYGEVSKKYKVSTSPLSKQLPSLVLFQGGKEVMRRPQVDKKGRAVSWSFTEENIIREFNLNELYQKSKKLNKTKGDKVSQSQFPPVPEEDEPEQQGAGAEEVESESKKDK